From the genome of Cloacibacillus sp. An23:
CCGGCGACACGGCCGCCATAGAGACGATAGCCCCCGCAATCTTAAGAGCGAGCCCCGTCAGCGTCCCCATGCCCACGACGATGCCGACCGTGGCGCATGCGCATGCGACGCCGATGGCGCTGCGCGCGCCGCTTTGAAAAGCGTCGTAGATTCTCGCAGGCGTCAGACGTGTCTCCTTATTCAGCCACGAAAGGATGAAACTGACGACGATGCCGTTGAAAGCAGCCTTAAGCGGCGTATACCCCGCAAGCAGGAAATATATTATCGCGATAAGCGGAATGAGCAGGAAGCCTTTAGCCTTCAGCAAAGGCATGAGCGGCGGAAGCTGCTTCCACGGAATCCCCTTCAGTCCGAGGCGGCAGGCCTCGAAATGAACCTGCACCATAACCGCGAAATAATAAAGCAGAGCCGGGACGACCGCCGCGATAGCGACCTGGATATACGGCACGCCCATAATCTGCGCCATTATAAACGCCGCAGCCCCCATGACCGGAGGCATAATCTGACCGCCAGTAGATGCGACGGCCTCGACCGCGCCGGCGAAATACGGCTCGTAGCCGACGCTTTTCATAAGAGGTATCGTGAACATACCGGTAGTACAGACATTCGCGACGGAAGAGCCGGAAACCGTCCCCATCAGGCCGGAGCTGACTACCGCGACCTTCGCGGGGCCGCCAGTCGACCACCCGGCGAGCGCGAGCGAAAGGTCGATGATGAACTTTCCGAGCCCCGTCTTCTCAAGGACGGCCCCGAACAGTATAAACATAAACACAAACGTGGACGACACCTCGAGAGGCGTTCCGAAAATACCCTCCGTACCGAGATACATATGGTTTACGATACGCGCCACATTAAAACCGCGATGCCCGAGCACATCCGGCATCGAACGCCCGAAATAGCAGTACAGCAGCGCGATAATCGCAAGACATGGAAGGACAGGATTGGAAATGCGCCGCGTGGCCTCCAGCAGCGTGGCGATAAGCAGGAAGCCCATAACCAAGTCCGTCTGAGTCGGAAGCCCGGCCCTAGTCACGAGATCGTTGAAAAACACGACGAGATACATCGCGCTCGCGACGCCTATGGCCCCCAGGATAAAATCATAAAAAGGTATGCCGCTCGTCTTCGACTGCTTAGAAGAGGCCGGATAGAGCAGAAAAACCAAAGCCAGCGTAAAAGCCAAATGAACCGCCCCCTGCTTCTGCGCAAGCAGCAGGCCGAACCCCGAGGTGTAGAAGTGGAAACAGGACATCGCCACCGCGATGATGGCGACGAGCTTCGCCTGCCAGCCCGCCAGAATCCTGAAACGGGACTCTGTGTCGTACTTGCGCATAAGCTCTTCGAGATTCAGCTTAGTCTCTTC
Proteins encoded in this window:
- a CDS encoding TRAP transporter permease, giving the protein MKTAGQIQEADEETKLNLEELMRKYDTESRFRILAGWQAKLVAIIAVAMSCFHFYTSGFGLLLAQKQGAVHLAFTLALVFLLYPASSKQSKTSGIPFYDFILGAIGVASAMYLVVFFNDLVTRAGLPTQTDLVMGFLLIATLLEATRRISNPVLPCLAIIALLYCYFGRSMPDVLGHRGFNVARIVNHMYLGTEGIFGTPLEVSSTFVFMFILFGAVLEKTGLGKFIIDLSLALAGWSTGGPAKVAVVSSGLMGTVSGSSVANVCTTGMFTIPLMKSVGYEPYFAGAVEAVASTGGQIMPPVMGAAAFIMAQIMGVPYIQVAIAAVVPALLYYFAVMVQVHFEACRLGLKGIPWKQLPPLMPLLKAKGFLLIPLIAIIYFLLAGYTPLKAAFNGIVVSFILSWLNKETRLTPARIYDAFQSGARSAIGVACACATVGIVVGMGTLTGLALKIAGAIVSMAAVSPDGALAGAVTALFSFAPGAGVTPDVAAVSLTKIFTLFFTMIASLILGMGLPTTANFIVTSTMAAPALFLLGVPPMAAYMFVFYFGIAADLTPPVALAAYAGAGIAGSDPMKTGVTSFKLALAGFLVPYIYVYNPMLLFIDVEPFYMVQAICTALIGVFLLAMFTIGFFKAHLVWYLRILAFFGAIGLLIPGTISDLFGLVVLGVIYAVQTAKARRLAAKAQ